The Leadbetterella byssophila DSM 17132 DNA window TGCGCAAGTACTGACAATTTTGGATGTTTTTTCGAGATGGCAATTGGGACAATACATCGCAAATTCTATTAAATCTGAAGATGTAATAAATCTATTTGAACAAATTTTACAAACTTATCCGATGCCAAAGCAATTTATAGTAAGAAACGATAATGGCTCACAATTCGAAGCTTTAATAGTTCAAGAATATCTAAAACAAAAAGGTATAACTCAGGAATTTACAAAACCGGCAACACCTCAACAGAATGGACATATAGAAGCCTACCATTCAATTCTGGAAAGTGCTGTATGTCAACGATTTGAATTTGAAAGCCTACAAGAATTTAAACAAGTAATGATAAGATGGAAAAAATTCTATAATTTCGAAAGAATACATGGCGGTCTTCACTATAAGTCCCCTAGAAAATTCCTCGAATCAATTGGTGTAAAAATTGATCCGAATTGGTGAAATAAATTAAAAATAGTGTCCAAGTAATTGCGTTTAAGACAAAGTCACTAATTTAAATCCCTCTCCGTGAAGATTTATTATTTTAACAGAGGGCTCTTCTTTGAGATACTTTCTCAATTTAGTGATGTAAACGTCCATGCTTCTGGCATTAAAGTAGGAATCTTCTCCCCAAATCATCTTTAGGGCGTAGGTGCGGCTCACTGGCTCGTTTACATGTTGACAAAATAAGCCAAGCAATGCTGATTCTTTAGTGGTGAGGCTGATTCTGTTAGAACCACTGATCAGCTCTCTTTTTTCTGTATCGAGTGTTAGCTTGCCAAAAGTAAACTTAGTACTCGTGTTTATTTCTTCCTTCCCTTGAGTACGTTTTATGATGGCTTTGATCCTAACTAATAGTTCTTCCATTAGAAAGGGTTTTGTCAAATAGTCATCTGCTCCCACTTCAAAACCTTTTAGGGTATCTTCTTTCATGGATTTAGCCGTCAGGAAAATGATAGGGATAAACTCGTTATGTAGTCTGATGTCTTTTGCCAAAGAAAAACCATCTTTCTTAGGCATCATTACATCAAGTATGCACAAGTGATACTCGTTTAGGCAGAATAGATCGAATGCTTGTTCGCCGTTGACGGCCAGTGTTACTTGAAAGCCTTTTGCTGTTAAATAGTCTTGTAGTAATTCTCCTAAATTTGGATCATCTTCTGCTAAAAGAAGGGAAATTTTCATGCCTTAAATATTAGGGTGAATGTAGACCCCTGGTCTATTTCTGATTTTAGTCTCATTTTACCTTGGTGAAGCTCTACAAGACTTTTTACATAACTTAAACCCAAACCAAAACCCTTGACATCATGGATATCTCCATGAGTTACACGGTAAAATTTTTCAAATATACGTTTTTGATCTTCCTGCGCTATTCCTATACCTTTATCTTCTATGTCAATCTGAAGTAGTCCTTCTTCCGGATTTGAAGTGGAGATTTTTAAATGAACATGCTCTTTAGAATATTTCAATGCGTTATCCAGAAGATTATAGAAAATATTAGTTAGATGAACTTGGTCAGCATTAATAATACTGGATTTGGCTTCAAAACATTTTTTGCAATCAACAGAGGAAATTCTTACTTCTAAATTTTGGAGTACGTTTTCCAGAATGTCATGAACATCCAAAGGTTCTAAGGATAATTCAATTTGTTCTTGTTCCAACTTGGCCATTTGAAGTACCTTATCAATTTGTGAGGCAAGTCTTTGATTTTCTTCTTGGATAATATTCAAGTAACGATCTGTTCTTTCAGGAGTTTTGGGTACTTCTTTGTCTCTGATTACTTCTAGTGCTAAGGAAATGCTGGAGACAGGAGTTTTTAACTCGTGTGTCATGTTATTGATAAAATCGTTCTTGACTTTTGCCAGCTTGCGTTCTGATATTAGACTGGTAGCACTATAATAGAATATACCTCCTACAAGCATGACCAATAAGGTGGAAGCTGTAACTAGCCCTAATAGATTTCTGAAAATCTGATTTTCCCTGTCAGGGAAGTAAACGTAAAGGAATTGAAATCTGGAAAAAGCATCACTGGGGAATAATTTTACCCTATAGCTATTTTCTAAAATAGGGGTATTTACGGAAGCCAGAACGATATTGCCCTTATCTTCCACGGCATATCTATAGGGGATAGTGATGCCTAAATTTGATAATTCTTCTTTTAATAAGGTATCTAACATTAGGATCCCCATTCTATCAGAGATTTCCCTTTCTCCAAATAAAAGGTCCTGGATGACTCCTTTGACTACCTCCATATTCATAGGGCTTGAGATCCCTTTCTGCTTCGCATCTAACCAAATGGTCATCTCGTTCCACTCTTGAAACTTAGATTCTCTGAGACTATTACTTTCTATAAAGCTTTTTAGATTCTCATTCTCCTTTCTTAGCTTTTCATTGATGTATTCACTAGCTTTTAGCTTATTTTCGGGAATTTTTTCTCCTAAATTGTCTAGTTTCTTGTCAAATTCCTTTGTGAAGATTTCATCTGGCAAGCCAGGGAAAATATAACCTTTTTCAAAGTAAGGATGAGTGTTAGGAGATGTGGAACCTGAGATCTGCAAGAGTTTACCTTGTTCTTTTCTAGCTAGTCTCTGCTGCGCAATGTAGAGTACTTCCTCCTGCTCTATTTTTTTTGCCGTTTCCATCAGCGCTGTTTTGACATTTCTATCAAACTGCTCTTTTTGGACTTTTAAAGCATTATGAATAAAGTACCATTGGAGAGCCACTAAGCTTCCCATGGCCACGATCATAAAAAGTATGAGAAAGGTACTCTTTTTCATACTACAAAAATAGGAAGGTACTTAGAAGTCTAAGGAGGTTTAACTTTTTTTAACTCCTACCTTTTGAATCTGTAGACCAAAGAAAAGCGAACATCGTTCATGCTAAGGTAAAAGTCTTGTTGTTTAGCTTTTTGCACCTGATTAGATATGACGGCAGAAGCTATGTATTCTGTTTTTTCGGTACTAATCATGTATTTGGGGATGAGTTCGGCTCCAAGGTGGAGGTTTTCAACTATCCGCACCAGTATACCTAGATTTAGACCAGCGCCGTATCTCCACGTAGTATTAATGATTTCAGTCAAAACTTTGTCATCTGCAGTGATAGCTTCCGTAGTTTGACCACTTCTACCGGCAATGGCCGAAACTCCATATAAGAATTGCATGTGCTCATTGAAATCTTTACGCTTTTCGATTCCGATTCCAAGGTCATAATTTGATTGCACTTGCTCGCTGACGTTAAGCAAAGTCCCATTAGGGTCTATCATGCTGAAATTCTCTAGCTTTCTTTTTGAGTAAGACGCATTTAAAAGATCAAATCGCAAATAGGTACTGTTGTTAAAGCCGTACTTATAAGCAAATCCAAAATCTAAATCACGTAATGATTGAACAGTGGCATAGAATTCATCCCCCCTGTAGGTGGAGTTTTGTGCCCATGCGGATAAAGTACAAAGCAAAATGCTAAGTTGGACTAGTGTATTTTTCAAGTTAGGTAGTAGATTAATTAGCTACAAATATTATAAATCTGCAGCAATTAATTCTGCTAAATCGTAAACTTTAATGCTTTGTTCTTTCTCTTTGAATTTGATTCCATCAGAAAGCATGGTCATACAGAAAGGGCATCCCACAGCCACCGTTTCTGCTTTGGTCTCCAAAATATCTTCTGTCCGTTCTACATTGATGTCTTTTTTTCCTTTTTCCGGCTCTTTGAACATTTGTGCTCCTCCTGCTCCGCAACAAAGCCCTTTGGTTCTACACCTTTTCATCTCCACCAGTTCCGCATCCAGCGCTTGTATCAGCTCTCTAGGTGCTTCATAAACTTCGTTCGCTCTGCCTAGGTAACAAGAATCGTGGTAGGTGATTTTTTTACCTTTAAAGTTTCCACCAGTGACTTTTAATTTCCCTTCCGCGATTAAAGCTTGAAGATACTCTGAGTGGTGATAAACTTCATAAGTCCCTCCTAGTTCCGGATACTCGTTCTTTAAGGTGTTAAAACAATGAGGGCAGGCGGTAACTATTCTTTGGATTCCGTAACCGTTTAATACCTGGATATTCTGCTGGGCTAGCATTTGAAAAGTAAATTCATTTCCGGCTCTTCTGGCAGGATCTCCGGTACAGGATTCTTCGGTGCCTAAAACAGCAAAGGATATATCAAGATGTTGAAGAATCTTTACAAATGCCTTGGTTACTTTTTTGTAACGCTCATCAAATGAGCCTGCACATCCCACCCAGAAAAGAATTTCCGGCTGTTCAGTACCCATTTCTGCCATGGTTTTTACCGGTTGATCCATAGAAATTTACTTTTTAATCAAAAATAGTATGCGTGCATAACAATAGCAAGTTTCCTTGGCATTTTTTTAATGTCGAATTTCCACTACCAGTGTTCTTTGTACCCTCGTGTTATGGTTGTCGTCTGAGATGAGAAGGAGGGACCTTCCTTCCTCTTTCCAGGTCATACCCTCCATATTATCCGGTTTTAATGGTTTACCCTCGAATGTGGTAGTCTTATCCCAATTGAATATCCGTTTTTTCTCCACCTTCTCTCCTGAGAAGTCAGCTTCGTAGATTTGGATAGGTGACATCCTGCCATTGAAGCATCTTTCTAAAACCAAGAGCTTTTCCTCTTCACCCGGAATATATAGAATCTCAGATATTCCATTTCCTAAACTAGATCCAGGCGATTGGTTGGGAGATAAGCAAGCATTTCTATCTAATGGATACTTGTATAAGATTTCTTTTTCTGGATTTTGATCTTTCCATCTAATGATCATAGTAGAATCTAGACCCGCCTCGAAGGAGTACCATAAGTCCTTTTGAATAGTTAGTCCCTCTATACCCCGGTTTAGACTGGTGTACGGACTAGTGATCATGCTATATTCCTTGAGAATACGAACTTTCCCTTGTTCATCAACCGTTCCTATTCCAGTAGATTCGTCATTTTCGAAGCTGAACCAGAACTTCTTATCTGAACTTTGGTAACGTATAGCTTCAAGGTTTTTGATATCATAGAACTTTTGAACCAACTGAATTTTATTTTGATGGTTCAGGGTGTATAAGTAAGAATATTGTTTATCCTCAGCAGGACTAGGTGCTTGTCGGTCGGAAACCAAAAGATAAGTACTATCATTCCATTTTTCTATACCTGAAATTCCTCCAAATATTACCGGTTTCCATGTGGTGCTGTCCATAGCAAACACGGAGTCCACTTTGGAAATGTACCAATGATCTTGAGCTTTCGCTGAAAGGCTTAGTAGTACAAATAAAATTATCTTACGCATCTAACTCTTTTTTTAGGAAATATCCTGTAAAACTTCCTTTAACTTTTGCCACTTTTTCTGGAGTTCCTTCTGCCACGATGCGTCCACCCCCTTTTCCTCCTTCAGGGCCTAAGTCAATGATGTGGTCTGCTACTTTTATTACGTCTAGATTGTGTTCGATGATCAAAATGGTGTTGCCTTTGTCCGCTAGTTTCTGAACTACATCCAATAATTTCCGGATGTCTTGAAAATGCAGACCTGTAGTAGGTTCATCTAGGATATATAAGGTCTTTCCGGTATCCTTTTTGGATAGTTCTTCAGATAATTTAACCCTTTGGGCTTCTCCACCTGAGAGGGTAGTGGCATGTTGGCCTAAGGTAATATATCCAAGTCCTACATCATTCAGTATCTGGACTTTTCTGCTGATTTTTGGTTGGTTCTCAAAGAACTCAATGGCTTCAGACACGGTCATGTCTAAAACATCAGAAATGGATTTTCCTTTAAAGCGAATTTCCAGCGTTTCTCTATTGAATCTTTTTCCTTTGCAGGTTTCGCAAGGTACATGTACGTCCGGAAGGAATTCCATTTCAATCTTTTTCATACCTGCTCCTTCGCAAGTTTCGCACCTACCTCCTTTAACATTAAAAGAGAACCTTCCCGGTTTGTAGCCTCTGATTTTAGATTCAGGAAGTTCAGCGAATAAGCTTCTGATGTCAGAGAACATTCCGGTGTAGGTGGCAGGGTTACTTCTTGGAGTTCTTCCGATAGGGCTTTGGTCAACTTCAATCACCTTATCAATATGCTCCAATCCAAGCACTTCTTTGTACGGAAGAGGTTCCCTTTTGGCACGGAAAAAATGCCTATTCAAAATCGGAAATAAGGTGTCATGAATTAAGGAACTTTTTCCGCTTCCACTAACTCCGGTCACGCAGGTAATCGTTCCTAAAGGAATATTAAGAGTGACATTTTTAAGGTTGTTGCCAGTTGCTCCCTTAATACTTAGGATATTTCCGTTTCCTGATCTTCTTTCTTTAGGTATCTCTATTTTAGCTCTATTGCTTAAATAATCTGCGGTTATTCCACCTTTGGCAATGAATTTCTGAGGAGGCCCTTGGCTAACAACTCTCCCTCCATGCCTACCGGCCCCCGGACCTATATCAATGATATAATCCGCTTCCAGCATCATATCTTTGTCATGTTCTACAATAAGGACGGTGTTGCCTAGGTCACGAAGATCTTTCAAGGCTTGGATCAACTTTACATTATCCCGTTGGTGCAACCCTATGGAAGGCTCATCCATGATGTATAGTACACCTACCAACTGTGTCCCGATTTGCGTAGCTAATCTGATCCTTTGTGCTTCTCCTCCAGAAAGCGTTTTTAGAGGTCTATTCAAGGTTAAATAGTCCAGCCCAATGCCATTCAAAAAACCTAATCGTTTGCGAATCTCTTTCAATATCTCAGCCGCAATGGCCTGCTGTTTATCAGATAATCTGGATTCTAAGTCGGTGAACCACTCGCTAAGAGAGGAGATATCCATATCTGCTAGCTCAGCAATGTTCTTTTTGTCTATTAAAAAATGCAAGGACTCTTTCTTAAGCCTCTGCCCGTGACACTCCGGACATTCCTTTATGATCAAGAAATCTTTGATCCAATCCTGAATCTTGTCGCTCTCTGATTCTTGTTGGTTTTTCAAAAAAGTTATAATCCCCTCGAATTTTGTATTCCAATCTGTACCCGGGTATTTTTTTGACGCTACAGGAATAGGTTCTTCGGATCCATAAAGGATGATCTCCAGTACATTCCTAGGGATCTTTTCAATAGGTAGACTTAGGGAGGATTTATGTGCCTTTAGTAAAGCTTCTATCTGTTTAAATATCCAAAGGTCTCTGTATTCTCCAAGTGGCGCTATACCGCCTCTCATTATGGACAGAGAAGGGTCTGGAATGATGGACTCCTCTGTGATTTCTTCGATATGTCCCATCCCTTTACAAACTGGGCATGCTCCGTATGGGGTGTTGAAAGAGAAGGAGTTGGGAGAAGGTTCTTCGTAGCTGATTCCGGATTCCGGATCCATCAGGTTCTGGGAGAAATATTGGACATTGTTCCCTTCATCCAGTAAAAGTAGGGATCCCTCCCCTAGCTTTAGTGCGGTTCCTACCGACTGGCTAATTCTGTATCTATCTTCTTTTTTAGGAATGATTCTATCTACTACAATCTCGATGTCATGGATCTTGTATCTATCCACTTGCATTTTAGGAGTGATCTCTAACAGTTCCCCATCTACACGAACACGAGTATAACCCATCTTAGAGATTTGGACAAAAAGTTCCCTGTAATGCCCCTTACGTCCTTTGACCATGGGGGCTAGGATGTTCAACTTTTTACCTTCATGTTTGCTCAGAATCTGGTCTATAATTTGATCCTGAGTTTGTTTGATCATGGGTTTGCCGGTTACATAAGAATAGGCTTCTCCTGCCCGAGCATAAAGTAAACGTAGGAAGTCGTAAATTTCTGTAGTAGTCCCTACTGTAGATCTTGGGTTCTTTGAAGTGGTTTTCTGCTCAATGCTTATTACAGGTGAAAGACCATTGATCTTATCCACGTCCGGCCTCTCCATATCTCCGATAAAGCTTCTGGCATAGGAGGAAAAGCTTTCCATATACCGCCTTTGTCCTTCTGCGTAAAGGGTGTCAAAAGCTAAGGAAGATTTTCCACTGCCACTTATCCCCGTAATGACCACCAGGCGATTCCTCGGGATATTAACATCAATATTTTTTAGGTTGTGCTCCCGCGCGCCGAACACTTCGATTTGTTCATGCCCGGTTAAATCTATATCGTTCAAAGTCAATCTCCTTTTGATTAATCCGCGAAGTTACGAAAATCGAAATTTTTAGACGAATTTGCTTCAGATAATTCATGAGGTTCAAAGGATTATGCTAAGGTTTGTAGCAGATTAAGAAACATTTAGTTACAAAAAACCGTTAAAGTCTAATATTGCCAACTTATGCGCTTTCTAGCACTACTTTTTTTATCATTACCTATTTACGCTCAATTTACTGTCAGTGGTACCATAAAGGACGAAGCTAACGGTGAAACTTTAATCGGTGTAAACATTTACGCCAAGGAACAAAAGACAGGAGTGAGTACAAACGTGTACGGATTTTATTCCTTAAGTCTTCCTGCGGGTACACATACCCTCATCGTTTCCTATGTAGGCTATCACAGTTTAGAAAAGGTGATTAATGTTAAGGAGGACCAAACATTAAATATTGAATTAAAAGACAAAGGGACAATCTTGCAAGAAGTGGTCATTCAAGCTGAAAAAGAGGATGCCAATGTCAAAAGCGTGTCCATGTCCGTCAACAAGGTGGAGATGCGGACCATCAAGAAAATGCCGGCCCTTTTAGGGGAAGTAGATCTGGTAAGAAGCATCCTGTACCTTCCAGGTGTGAGCTCCGTAGGCGAGGGATCTTCAGGGTTTAATGTACGAGGAGGAGCCATAGATCAAAATTTGGTCCTGCTTGATGAAGCACCTGTATATAATTCCTCTCATTTAATGGGCTTCTTCTCTATTTTTAACCCGGATGTGGTGAAGGATGTGAAGCTGATTAAAGGGGGCGTTCCTGCTCAATATGGAGGCAGAATCTCTTCCATTTTAGACGTTAGGATGAAGGAAGGAAACAACAAGAAAACTGAATTTACCGGGGGTATCGGAACTATCTTTTCACGGCTTGCCCTAGAAGGACCATTGAAGAAAAACAAAGGATCCTATATTGTGGCTTTAAGGAGATCATATATAGACATACTGGCCAAACCTTTCCTAAAAGATGATTTGAAAGATGTAAAATTCTATTTCTACGATTTTACGGCGAAGGCGAATTATCAGTTGGACGACAAAAACACCCTTTATCTTTCCGGATATTTTGGACGTGACCTGTTTGGAGCGGATTTTGGGTTTGATTGGGGCAATGCCACCACCACCCTCCGTTGGAATCATGTCTTCAATAGAAAACTGTTTTTGAATACTACATTGTTCTATTCAATGTATAAATATTCTTTAGATTCTGACCTTAAGAATACGAATAAAGAGGATGTTTTCCGCTGGAATTCTGACATTTTGAATTATAGTATCAAGCCTGATTTTACTTGGTATTTAAACAGTAAGAATACCATTTCATTTGGAGGGCAAAGCATACTTTATCATTTCAATCCTGGATCTGCTTTGATTGTGTCTAGTAGTGAAGGTAAGGACATTGGAATTGCGAAGAAGAAAGCCTTAGAATCTACATTATACTTAGGAAATGAGATGAAAATCTCTGATAATTTGACCATTAATGCGGGGATTAGATATTCAGATTACAGGTATTTTGGAAGTCCTCAGGCTTATGTTTTTGATGAAAATGGAACTCCTGGAGAAAGAAAGTCAGTCTTGGATACCCTTCATTATTCCGGAAATGAATTGATACAAAGATATGGCAATTGGGAGCCTCGTTTGTCTGCAAATCTCTCTTTGGGACCTAGAACATCTTTGAAGATTGGATACAATCATTTGGCTCAATATATCCACCTATTGTCTAATACAACAGCCTCCTCTCCATTAGATGTTTGGACCCCGAGTACGAACAATATCAAACCTCAGATTTCAGATCAGATTGCTTTGGGTCTATTTATGAATTTCAAAGACAATATGTATGAATCTTCAGTGGAAGTGTATTACAAAACCCTGCAGAATCAAATTGACTACATAAGAAATGCGGATTTACTCTTGAATCCATTAGTAGAAGGTGATTTAATGTATGGCAAAGGCCGTGCCTATGGAGCAGAGTTTTTTGTGAAGAAGAACAAAGGAAACCTTAACGGTTGGATCAGTTATACCCTTTCGAGAACGGAAAGAAAGGTGAACGGCTTAAACAATAACGATTGGTTCCTTAGTAGGATTGATAAGTTGCATAACTTATCCGTTGTGGCGATTTATGATATCTCCAAGCGTTGGAATATGGGAGCAACCTTTACTTATATGACAGGTACTCCTGCTAGTTTCCCTACTACAAAATACATTTGGCAAGGAATAGCTGTACCGCATAATTATTACGATGAAAGGAATATATATAGAATTCCTGCGAGTCATAGACTTGACTTATCTGCTACACTTAAAAACAAACACGCTCTCTTCAAAAAGGGAGAAAGTGAATGGGTGTTCTCCATTTATAATGTATATAACCGGAGAAATCCCTTCTCGGTGTACGTAAGACAAAACCCTGATGATCCGTCAAAAACTGAGGCTGTGAGGTATTCTGTGTTTGCCTCTATTTTACCATCTATTACTTATAATTTTAAATTCTGATATGAAAAAGCTAGTAGGAATATTAAGCTTATCCCTTTTCTTATGGAGTTGTGAAGATGTCATCGATTTAAAAGTGAAGGATGGCAAGGAGCAACTAGTAGTAGACGCATGGCTTACCGATGAGGCAGAGGAGCAAAGCGTAACTTTAACCTTGTCTCAACCTTATTTTGATAATGGTAAGCCTAAAGCAGCTTTAGATGCAGAAGTCTTATTGATTCGTGAAGACAGTACTATATACAGGTTTACAGATGAGAATCAAGACGGTGTGTATACTTTCCGTCCTAGAAATCGTAATTATTTAAGATTGAATGAGCGTGTAGCATTGTATGTCAAATACAAGGAGGAGGAATATTACGCAGTTTCCATGTTAAGGCGTGTGCCGCCTATTGACTCTCTGAAGTATCAGAGTTTTACTTTGCCGGTTAAGCCATCTGATGGACCCAAGTCTGGATTTTTAGCGCAGTTTTTCGCTACAGATTTTCCAGGGGAGGGAGATACTTATTTAGTCAGATCATTGAAAAATGATACACTAAGGACGAAGTCAAACGAATACACCCTCAGTTATGATGGAGGTCTTTCGCCGGGTAATAAGACTGACGGAATGGTCTTCTTACAACCTGTTCGTATGGGTATTAACTCTGGGTTATTTGTTCACAATGATAAGATAACCGTTGAACTTTTCTCTATTCCTTTGGATGCCTATTTCTTCTTGTCTCAATTGCAAACAGAAACAAACAATGGAGGAGTATTTGCTACTCCTTTAAGTAATGTGCCAGGGAATATCTATAATCTAAATCCTGATTCTAAGGAAAAAGCTTTAGGATGCTTTTTTGTTTCAAGAGTTAGTAGATATACGGCCTATATAGATCAAAATCAAGTAAAATCAGACTAATACTAACTCGTTCCCTCTTAGGATAGGAACGATATCATACAAGTCTTTCTGTAAACAGTAGGTGATGTCCTTGTTGATGCCTAGCCTTTGTAAACGTCTAATGTGAGATGAATTAGATAGATACAAAGGCATATTTTCTCTAGAGGCCTCATAGGCTCTCATAGCTAGGATAGCCGCGTCTTCTGCAACGAAATATTCGTCTCTTAATGCTTCTACTACAGCACCGGCAAAAAGGGTGTCTTCTAGGTTTGGACGGCCTTTCCACCCAGCGCAAAGGACTAGTACATCATAAGGTTGGGCTTTTAAGTAGTTTACTACGGCCTGAAGGTTAAGGAATGCCCCAACGATCACTTTTACTGCATTCTTCTTGCTCTTGGTGATGGAGAGTGTACCGTTAGTAGTGGTCATGGCTATTTTATTCCCCACTAATCTTTCGTCCATGAAACTGAATGGGGAATTGTCTAAGTCAAAACCCTCGACCTTTTCAGCATTTCTTTCAGCAGCTGCTATGTATCCTCTTTTTTGATATTCCGCGCATTCTTCAACAGATGCTACTGGGATAATGCTTTGTACACCATAAGCAAATCCGGTTACCATGCAGGAAGTAGCTCTGAAAATATCTGTAACTACCACAATGGAATTATTAATGTTGTGGTGATGTAGTAAATCAGGAGTTAAGCAAACGTCAATGTTCTTCATTGGGGGAAAAATTTCAGCAAAGGTAAAAAAAGCTTTTCAAAGCCTCAGGCCTTCCAGCAGTTCAATATATATACGGACACCTTCGAGGATTTCGGAGATATGTATGTATTCATCTGCAGTATGTGAGCGGGCAGAATCACCCGGTCCTATCTTGATACTGGTAAAGGGAATTAGTGCTTGATCTGATAAAGTAGGGGAGCCGTAGGTCCCTAGTCCCAATGCTATTCCTTTTTTTACAATGGGATGGTCCAAAGGAATGCCGGAAGGTTGCAGTCGGATAGATCTAGGAGTAACCTCAGATCTTACATTTTGTTTAATAATGTCCAAAGTTTCTTCTAAAGAATAGGCGTCAGTTGCCCTCACGTCCACCACAAAGGTGCAGACGTCCGGAACTACATTGTGTTGGGTGCCGGCCTGTATCTGAGTTACAGACATTTTTACCTTTCCCAGGGTTTCTGATAGCTTTGGGAATTCGAAGTCTTTGAACCACTGGACATCTTCTAGCGCTTTGTAGATGGCATTGATCCCTTCTTCTCTCGCGGCATGTCCGGCTTTACCAGTGGCTTTGCAGTCTAGCACCATTAAGCCTTTTTCTGCAATGGCCATTTGCATTAGGGTGGGTTCTCCAATTATGGCTAGTTCGCAGGGAGGCAAATATTTCAATAAATACTCTATTCCATCTTTTCCTGAGATCTCCTCTTCTGCAGAAATGGCAAAGATCAAGTTATAAGCCAAATCTTCTCTATGGTAGAAATGGAAAAACGTGGCAGCCAAAGATACTAAGGGACCTCCCGCATCATTGCTACCTAGCCCATACAATATATCCCCATGAATCTCGGGCTCGAAGGGGTTTTTAGTATATCCTGCATTGGGTTTAACGGTGTCATAATGTGAGTTTAGTAGGATACTTGGTTTCTGTGGATCAAAGAATTTGTTTTTGGTCCACAGATTATTTTTGACACGTTCAAAGGGGATGTTTTTTTCTTCAAACAAGTTGATAAATAACTGACAAACTCCATCTTCTTCTCTACTGAAGGAAGGAGTGGAAATCAGTTTCTGAAGAAATGCAACAGGTGAAAATTCTATCATCCGACAAAAATATAAAATCTTTTACAACCCTCCTTTCCATTTCTTAGTCTTAGTGCTAACTAAACAGCCAAGAAAATGAAAAAGTTACTATTCATCTTGTTCGTAGCGTGTACAGCCTGTGATTCTGGAGAGCCCGTAAAGCATGATGACCTTACCGGTACTTGGGAATGGGTAAAAACCACCGGAGGTTTTGCCGGAGTAAATGAAACACCTCAGGATGGTGAAGAGGTACTGCTTAAAATTCACGCTAATCTAACCTATGAGCGTTTCAGAAACGATTCTTTGGTTAAGAAAGGTACTTATGCCTTGTCTACAGGAAAATCCATGCTACTTCAGAAAGATGTGAAGTTTGTGACCTTTGATAATGGAGTTGAAACCTTCTACGAAGTAAAGGGCCAAGAGCTTAATCTGACTGAAGATGTTTATGACGGATTTAATTATGCCTATAAAAGGAAATAGCACACCATACACAACTTGAAAGCAGGACCCTGGTTCTGCTTTTTTTATTGGAATTTCTAGGTATAATGT harbors:
- a CDS encoding DDE-type integrase/transposase/recombinase, which translates into the protein MDYILQETKTLLEGEFVDYGYYKTYRYLNQEKGLRIGAYRTYKLMKENNLLKFQRSNTKRISRNWVKELVPIVQREFAFLEFDIKYVYIQGKRTNAQVLTILDVFSRWQLGQYIANSIKSEDVINLFEQILQTYPMPKQFIVRNDNGSQFEALIVQEYLKQKGITQEFTKPATPQQNGHIEAYHSILESAVCQRFEFESLQEFKQVMIRWKKFYNFERIHGGLHYKSPRKFLESIGVKIDPNW
- a CDS encoding response regulator transcription factor, which gives rise to MKISLLLAEDDPNLGELLQDYLTAKGFQVTLAVNGEQAFDLFCLNEYHLCILDVMMPKKDGFSLAKDIRLHNEFIPIIFLTAKSMKEDTLKGFEVGADDYLTKPFLMEELLVRIKAIIKRTQGKEEINTSTKFTFGKLTLDTEKRELISGSNRISLTTKESALLGLFCQHVNEPVSRTYALKMIWGEDSYFNARSMDVYITKLRKYLKEEPSVKIINLHGEGFKLVTLS
- a CDS encoding sensor histidine kinase is translated as MKKSTFLILFMIVAMGSLVALQWYFIHNALKVQKEQFDRNVKTALMETAKKIEQEEVLYIAQQRLARKEQGKLLQISGSTSPNTHPYFEKGYIFPGLPDEIFTKEFDKKLDNLGEKIPENKLKASEYINEKLRKENENLKSFIESNSLRESKFQEWNEMTIWLDAKQKGISSPMNMEVVKGVIQDLLFGEREISDRMGILMLDTLLKEELSNLGITIPYRYAVEDKGNIVLASVNTPILENSYRVKLFPSDAFSRFQFLYVYFPDRENQIFRNLLGLVTASTLLVMLVGGIFYYSATSLISERKLAKVKNDFINNMTHELKTPVSSISLALEVIRDKEVPKTPERTDRYLNIIQEENQRLASQIDKVLQMAKLEQEQIELSLEPLDVHDILENVLQNLEVRISSVDCKKCFEAKSSIINADQVHLTNIFYNLLDNALKYSKEHVHLKISTSNPEEGLLQIDIEDKGIGIAQEDQKRIFEKFYRVTHGDIHDVKGFGLGLSYVKSLVELHQGKMRLKSEIDQGSTFTLIFKA
- a CDS encoding (Fe-S)-binding protein, yielding MDQPVKTMAEMGTEQPEILFWVGCAGSFDERYKKVTKAFVKILQHLDISFAVLGTEESCTGDPARRAGNEFTFQMLAQQNIQVLNGYGIQRIVTACPHCFNTLKNEYPELGGTYEVYHHSEYLQALIAEGKLKVTGGNFKGKKITYHDSCYLGRANEVYEAPRELIQALDAELVEMKRCRTKGLCCGAGGAQMFKEPEKGKKDINVERTEDILETKAETVAVGCPFCMTMLSDGIKFKEKEQSIKVYDLAELIAADL
- a CDS encoding esterase-like activity of phytase family protein produces the protein MRKIILFVLLSLSAKAQDHWYISKVDSVFAMDSTTWKPVIFGGISGIEKWNDSTYLLVSDRQAPSPAEDKQYSYLYTLNHQNKIQLVQKFYDIKNLEAIRYQSSDKKFWFSFENDESTGIGTVDEQGKVRILKEYSMITSPYTSLNRGIEGLTIQKDLWYSFEAGLDSTMIIRWKDQNPEKEILYKYPLDRNACLSPNQSPGSSLGNGISEILYIPGEEEKLLVLERCFNGRMSPIQIYEADFSGEKVEKKRIFNWDKTTTFEGKPLKPDNMEGMTWKEEGRSLLLISDDNHNTRVQRTLVVEIRH